In Alteromonas naphthalenivorans, one DNA window encodes the following:
- a CDS encoding esterase/lipase family protein, with product MGSFKCRKTLPILFSLIMFGLASCSSDYYKSEPPSLTLRLSNAPEYTLSYIEHTTRELYWSCVTILPRSTEGLINSLLCTQALLGRDDVSADERQFALKRHRDALMSLLTLRMSGKEDEAHFHTHLNLDQPIIFASRMLTSEDTLQPQILGEYGVAVVVREQAATETEQTYYPQEGTYSSYTLMFQGIKLDGNEVHITLDAQKIHSRTTVRVGNNAYMARYSPSASYLALLNDSIVGGLRWKGFVGTNQAKALRGIYVIGEISDTKIPLIMIHGLNSDPLIWRYLTMAVMNDEWLNERYQVWHVLYPSGQPPLYSAMKIRRELDALLATIDNPLITREAVFIGHSLGGLITKLLTVSPGDAFWNTTFAVPSEQLEESMSEDIRDTFFFEPRFTTNTVFYLDTPHKGSALAASAIGYIGSSLVQIPYELKNMFVDLLDENGVDIVQSDMQSYLTDTKFKSLDSLKPGHPLMNTLYSMPIQGKAYSIIGSKKETECERREVCLLLTDGVVTYESADIPEALERLIVVSKHNSFKSPEAVSFIVKHL from the coding sequence ATGGGCAGTTTTAAGTGCAGAAAAACGTTACCCATTCTATTTAGCTTGATTATGTTTGGCTTAGCATCATGTTCTTCAGACTATTATAAATCTGAGCCCCCATCACTCACATTGCGCTTGTCTAATGCGCCAGAATACACCCTTAGTTATATTGAGCACACCACCCGTGAGCTTTATTGGAGCTGCGTGACCATATTGCCTCGTTCGACAGAAGGCTTAATTAACAGCTTGTTGTGTACACAAGCGCTACTTGGGCGGGATGATGTCAGTGCTGACGAGCGCCAATTTGCGCTAAAACGTCATCGAGATGCGCTAATGAGTTTGCTGACATTGCGCATGTCGGGAAAAGAAGATGAAGCACATTTTCACACCCATTTGAATTTAGACCAGCCAATCATTTTTGCATCTAGAATGCTGACTTCAGAAGATACACTGCAACCCCAAATTCTAGGAGAATACGGCGTTGCGGTGGTAGTAAGAGAACAAGCAGCCACAGAAACTGAACAGACCTATTACCCTCAAGAAGGGACTTACAGCAGTTACACATTGATGTTTCAGGGCATTAAGCTAGATGGTAACGAGGTGCACATAACGTTAGATGCTCAGAAAATTCATAGCCGAACCACGGTACGTGTGGGTAATAACGCCTATATGGCTAGGTACTCTCCAAGTGCCAGCTATTTAGCCTTACTAAATGATTCGATAGTCGGAGGGCTTCGCTGGAAAGGCTTTGTGGGTACTAATCAAGCAAAAGCCCTTAGAGGGATTTATGTTATTGGGGAAATATCTGACACCAAAATTCCCCTTATTATGATCCATGGACTTAATTCCGACCCCTTGATTTGGCGTTATTTGACTATGGCAGTAATGAATGACGAATGGTTGAACGAACGCTATCAAGTTTGGCATGTGCTTTACCCCTCAGGTCAGCCGCCACTGTATAGCGCCATGAAAATTCGAAGAGAGCTTGATGCGCTACTGGCCACTATTGATAACCCACTAATCACTCGCGAAGCGGTATTTATTGGGCACAGTTTAGGAGGGCTTATAACCAAGTTACTGACAGTATCGCCTGGCGACGCCTTTTGGAATACCACCTTTGCTGTACCTTCTGAGCAGCTTGAAGAGTCGATGTCAGAAGATATTCGGGACACCTTTTTCTTTGAACCTAGGTTTACAACGAACACCGTTTTTTATTTAGATACGCCCCACAAGGGGTCGGCGTTAGCGGCGTCGGCAATCGGGTATATTGGTTCATCGTTGGTACAAATACCCTATGAACTCAAAAATATGTTTGTTGATTTACTCGATGAAAATGGGGTCGACATTGTTCAGTCAGACATGCAGAGTTATTTAACCGACACTAAATTTAAAAGTCTCGACTCATTAAAGCCAGGTCACCCATTAATGAACACCTTGTATTCTATGCCTATTCAAGGAAAAGCTTATTCCATTATTGGGTCGAAAAAAGAAACCGAATGTGAAAGAAGGGAAGTGTGTTTATTACTCACTGATGGCGTGGTGACCTACGAAAGTGCCGATATACCGGAAGCCTTAGAAAGACTCATTGTTGTGTCTAAGCACAATTCGTTTAAATCACCTGAAGCCGTGTCGTTTATAGTAAAACATTTATAA
- a CDS encoding DUF2062 domain-containing protein, translating into MPKKFIRRFLPEPQAVKNNKILRVFGSVLHEPNLWHLNRRSAAGGFCIGLFFAFWPVPFQMWLSAGVAIPFRANLPLSVATVWVTNPFTIPPIFYAAYKIGSTVLGTKPKHFEFQFSWQWVVESISTIGPAFLVGCAICSIIASAVGYFTLNWIWRFQVKKAWERRRLARAKAKVQAQ; encoded by the coding sequence ATGCCTAAGAAATTTATTAGACGTTTCCTGCCTGAACCGCAGGCTGTAAAGAACAACAAAATTCTGCGCGTGTTTGGCAGCGTTTTGCACGAACCTAATTTATGGCATTTAAACAGACGTTCAGCGGCAGGCGGATTTTGTATCGGGCTGTTTTTTGCGTTTTGGCCTGTGCCCTTTCAAATGTGGCTTTCTGCGGGCGTCGCCATTCCTTTTCGTGCTAATTTACCGCTATCGGTAGCCACGGTATGGGTTACCAATCCGTTCACCATACCGCCCATATTTTATGCTGCTTATAAAATTGGTTCTACTGTACTTGGGACTAAGCCTAAACACTTTGAATTTCAATTCAGTTGGCAATGGGTGGTGGAAAGCATCAGCACTATTGGCCCCGCATTTTTGGTTGGCTGCGCAATTTGTTCCATCATCGCCAGTGCCGTGGGTTACTTCACCCTAAACTGGATTTGGCGTTTTCAGGTTAAAAAGGCTTGGGAACGCAGAAGATTGGCTCGTGCGAAAGCCAAAGTGCAAGCACAGTAG
- the kdsB gene encoding 3-deoxy-manno-octulosonate cytidylyltransferase has translation MAFTVVIPARYGSSRFPGKPLADINGKPMIQHVVQRATEAGAERIIVATDDMRIADVANEFSHVCMTADTHQSGTERIAEVIEKENIAADSIVVNVQGDEPFIPAANIKQVASNLSNAPQCVMATLSTPILESDDVFNPNMVKVLVNAHKEAMYFSRSAIPFERDRMMKNRQSADPKLYFRHIGIYAYRAQYVKQYVSYQPSALEQIESLEQLRALWYGDKIHCDVADAKPPVGIDTPEDLARLLASLG, from the coding sequence ATGGCATTTACAGTAGTTATTCCCGCACGATATGGCTCTAGCCGCTTTCCAGGTAAACCTCTGGCTGATATTAACGGCAAGCCCATGATTCAGCATGTGGTGCAACGTGCCACTGAAGCGGGTGCTGAGCGAATCATTGTCGCCACTGACGACATGCGCATTGCCGATGTTGCAAATGAATTTTCTCATGTATGTATGACCGCCGATACACATCAGTCTGGCACTGAACGTATTGCCGAGGTAATTGAGAAAGAAAATATAGCTGCCGATAGCATTGTGGTTAATGTACAAGGCGATGAACCTTTCATTCCTGCTGCAAACATTAAGCAAGTGGCGAGTAATTTGTCGAATGCACCTCAATGTGTGATGGCTACCTTGTCTACGCCTATTTTAGAAAGCGACGATGTATTTAACCCCAATATGGTTAAAGTATTGGTAAATGCACATAAAGAGGCGATGTACTTTTCTCGTTCCGCTATCCCATTTGAACGTGATCGTATGATGAAAAACCGTCAAAGTGCTGATCCTAAATTGTATTTTCGACATATAGGCATTTATGCGTACCGTGCACAATACGTGAAGCAGTATGTTAGTTATCAGCCTAGTGCCCTTGAGCAAATTGAATCTCTCGAGCAGCTTAGGGCATTGTGGTATGGCGACAAAATCCATTGCGACGTAGCAGATGCTAAACCACCCGTTGGCATAGACACGCCTGAGGATCTTGCGCGTTTGCTGGCATCGTTAGGGTAG
- a CDS encoding SDR family oxidoreductase — protein sequence MNVVITGGNRGIGLALVKQYKAKGATVYATCRNSCDELNSSGVKVITGVDVSQPDTLADSLAELADVKIDLLINNAGVLGKETLDDWEPHTIDYQFRVNAMGPLLVTQTLLPSMADNSKIAMITSRMGSMTDNTSGGYYGYRMSKAALNAAGVSLANDLKPEGIAVGLFHPGFVQTEMVNGSGDIDADTSAERLVARIDEMTLDSAGRFIHSNGDELPW from the coding sequence ATGAACGTAGTCATTACAGGGGGTAACCGCGGTATTGGTCTAGCCCTGGTCAAGCAATATAAAGCGAAAGGCGCGACGGTGTACGCCACCTGTCGCAATAGTTGTGATGAGCTTAATTCATCTGGCGTTAAAGTGATCACAGGTGTTGATGTATCGCAGCCAGATACGCTGGCTGATAGTTTAGCGGAGCTAGCAGACGTTAAGATTGATTTGCTCATTAATAACGCAGGTGTGTTAGGCAAAGAAACCTTAGACGACTGGGAACCTCATACCATAGATTATCAGTTTAGAGTGAATGCGATGGGGCCTCTGCTTGTCACACAAACTCTTCTTCCATCAATGGCCGACAACAGTAAGATAGCCATGATCACCAGCAGAATGGGTTCTATGACCGATAACACTTCTGGCGGTTACTATGGGTATAGAATGTCGAAAGCGGCGTTGAATGCTGCTGGTGTGTCACTAGCGAACGATCTCAAGCCAGAAGGAATAGCGGTAGGTTTGTTTCACCCAGGCTTTGTTCAAACTGAAATGGTAAATGGTAGCGGCGATATTGATGCAGATACTTCTGCTGAAAGATTGGTCGCTCGCATCGACGAAATGACCCTTGATAGTGCAGGGCGTTTTATACATTCAAATGGTGATGAACTGCCTTGGTAA
- a CDS encoding DNA internalization-related competence protein ComEC/Rec2: MVNRITIWCGSFCVSATTAVLWPELPSLNLVMTLAIGGGVLLFLSKCNFYFYSISGGKQTSWMKFVLIAVSGALIGATWMASLGYWHLSWQLPQSKIQQDVTINATVDRGGCLSGQKSVVNNQENRVHTQNAENIDSAVNAEYEKDEPRYMSYVVNVNAIDDIALKFTRKMALSHRLTSTCLHNGDKFTATVKLKPAYGTLNPVGFNRQQYLASQEIVATGYIKHLHIEAVVHNHSVRHNISVFITTLPLDQMRWFQALLIGERSLLTKDDWHTIGQTGTAHIFSISGMHLSIIALTVFYACSAFIFVASSIIKRKNAFINLRRYVLMTLVCSTALYVMLSGMALPVVRAFVLLVVGIGFAVFNSVLRPFHMGVFMLFTCIVLFPLSLLQASFYLSIGAVISIWLLNWRFRFQAMPWYKALFCIQLGVSVVMAPITLLWFGTASTIGIIANLFVLPVITLVLPVALLAVMAGYYIPTSLDFAIWVLLKIDKVLGWLLTCLSDAASWPISAIHFYPTTGSILCLLFAMLLAILPRWRYKWACVSLLILPVTLTFIHSSPTRWFVNVFDAGQGTAIALTKGEHAIIVDTGPMYNAEAPLASQVIPAFLKQNNSEHVDMVIHSHGDTDHAGGKAALSAWLDTKGIKPAWISPIDGCERGKVINWQGLTLTFLWPEKGNLEDSNAMSCVIKIDDGFHSVLIPGDIERASEYAILHAEKKRMAAGIKGRTNGTQENKSNVEQTAVRADVLIAPHHGSKTSSTDIWIQRVSPDVVLYTQGYENRWKFPSQSVFSRYQKYGVRQFTTSEFGFIRLEFTEGGYIVRSERKDAQNRWYLPSYTPRHLVSSESEVKKEENF; the protein is encoded by the coding sequence ATGGTAAATCGTATCACAATTTGGTGTGGCAGTTTTTGTGTTAGCGCAACAACCGCTGTTTTATGGCCCGAGTTGCCATCGCTAAACCTAGTGATGACGCTTGCCATAGGTGGTGGTGTACTGCTGTTCCTATCAAAGTGCAATTTTTACTTTTATTCAATAAGCGGCGGTAAACAAACGTCTTGGATGAAGTTTGTACTTATTGCAGTAAGTGGCGCATTAATAGGTGCTACATGGATGGCGAGTTTAGGGTATTGGCACCTATCTTGGCAACTACCACAGAGCAAAATTCAACAAGATGTCACAATTAATGCGACGGTTGACCGGGGAGGCTGTCTAAGTGGTCAAAAAAGCGTCGTGAATAATCAAGAAAATAGAGTACACACACAAAACGCGGAAAATATCGACAGTGCAGTAAACGCAGAGTATGAAAAAGATGAACCGCGATATATGTCGTATGTCGTCAACGTCAACGCCATAGACGATATAGCACTGAAGTTCACTCGAAAAATGGCATTGAGCCATCGCCTGACGAGTACCTGTTTACACAACGGGGACAAATTCACTGCCACGGTGAAATTAAAACCGGCCTACGGCACGCTGAACCCAGTAGGCTTCAATCGACAACAATACCTTGCCAGCCAAGAAATTGTGGCTACGGGTTATATCAAACATTTACACATTGAAGCCGTGGTTCACAACCATAGTGTTCGTCATAACATATCCGTTTTTATAACTACGCTGCCACTTGATCAAATGCGTTGGTTTCAGGCGTTATTGATTGGTGAACGTAGTCTGTTAACCAAAGACGACTGGCACACGATTGGGCAAACCGGTACCGCGCATATTTTCAGTATATCGGGAATGCACCTATCCATTATCGCCCTGACGGTATTTTATGCGTGTAGCGCGTTTATTTTTGTTGCCAGTAGCATAATAAAAAGGAAGAACGCTTTCATAAACCTAAGGCGCTACGTATTAATGACTTTGGTTTGTAGTACTGCGCTGTATGTGATGTTAAGCGGGATGGCATTGCCAGTAGTCAGAGCTTTTGTTTTATTGGTGGTGGGTATTGGCTTTGCTGTATTTAATAGTGTGTTACGGCCATTTCACATGGGCGTTTTCATGTTGTTTACTTGTATTGTGTTGTTTCCTCTGTCGTTGCTGCAAGCCAGTTTTTATTTAAGCATAGGCGCGGTGATAAGTATTTGGCTGCTTAATTGGCGATTTCGATTCCAGGCAATGCCGTGGTACAAAGCTTTATTTTGCATTCAATTAGGGGTAAGCGTTGTGATGGCGCCTATCACGCTATTGTGGTTTGGTACGGCTAGCACTATCGGCATTATCGCTAACCTTTTTGTATTGCCTGTTATTACGCTTGTTCTTCCTGTGGCACTGCTTGCGGTAATGGCGGGGTACTATATTCCTACAAGCTTAGACTTTGCTATTTGGGTGCTACTTAAAATAGATAAGGTATTAGGCTGGCTTTTAACCTGCTTAAGCGACGCGGCATCTTGGCCAATAAGTGCAATTCACTTCTATCCCACCACGGGTTCAATACTGTGCCTGCTTTTCGCCATGTTATTAGCCATTTTACCCAGGTGGCGATATAAATGGGCCTGTGTATCATTGCTAATACTGCCAGTTACCCTCACTTTTATTCATTCTTCTCCAACTCGATGGTTTGTTAATGTGTTTGATGCTGGCCAAGGAACTGCTATCGCGTTAACCAAAGGGGAACATGCCATCATTGTTGATACAGGGCCTATGTATAACGCTGAAGCGCCATTAGCGAGTCAGGTTATACCTGCATTCCTGAAGCAAAATAACAGCGAACACGTAGATATGGTCATTCACAGTCATGGTGATACTGATCATGCAGGAGGAAAAGCCGCGTTGAGTGCCTGGTTAGACACCAAAGGTATTAAACCCGCATGGATAAGCCCGATAGACGGATGTGAGCGAGGAAAGGTAATTAACTGGCAAGGGTTAACGCTTACCTTTCTATGGCCTGAAAAAGGGAATCTAGAAGACAGTAATGCTATGTCTTGCGTGATTAAAATTGATGATGGATTCCACAGTGTTCTGATTCCTGGTGATATTGAACGAGCCAGTGAGTACGCCATACTACATGCAGAAAAAAAGCGAATGGCAGCGGGAATTAAAGGGAGAACAAACGGTACTCAAGAAAATAAAAGCAACGTTGAACAAACAGCTGTGCGTGCTGATGTGTTAATTGCACCTCATCATGGCAGTAAAACTTCATCTACCGACATATGGATTCAACGCGTCTCTCCTGATGTGGTTCTTTATACCCAAGGATATGAAAATAGGTGGAAATTTCCAAGCCAATCCGTCTTTTCTCGCTATCAGAAATATGGCGTTCGCCAATTTACCACCAGCGAATTTGGTTTCATTCGACTTGAGTTCACAGAAGGTGGCTATATAGTTAGGTCAGAACGAAAAGACGCCCAAAACCGTTGGTATTTGCCAAGTTACACGCCTAGGCACCTTGTTTCTTCAGAATCTGAAGTGAAGAAAGAGGAAAATTTTTAA
- the lpxK gene encoding tetraacyldisaccharide 4'-kinase, with the protein MVKRWYAGHPLVWLLSPLAILFWLLSAFRRFLFSTGLKKVYRGRAKVIVVGNISVGGNGKTPVVLALAQYYREKGVRVGILSRGYGGKSSYYPRQVTANDDASEVGDEPRLLAIRSQVPVVIDPIRRRGADYLSSDLNCDLIICDDGLQHYALARDVEVVVMDERLTGSGFLIPMGPLREGHWRLATVDAIVHNRADNTLPDLTAGQTPQYLMKLVAGELCSVTNPTEQAELTSLRSKNITAMAGIGAPERFFSQLTSMGLNLSSTLPFPDHHQFTADDIPSGMVLMTEKDAVKLSDIAHSDCWYLPVSASIDKKFFTQIDNKLVNAGLTMTP; encoded by the coding sequence ATGGTGAAGCGCTGGTACGCTGGTCACCCGCTAGTGTGGCTGTTATCGCCACTTGCGATACTTTTCTGGCTGTTATCAGCTTTTCGAAGGTTTTTGTTCTCTACCGGTCTGAAAAAGGTGTATCGAGGCCGTGCTAAAGTTATTGTCGTAGGCAATATTTCGGTTGGCGGTAACGGTAAAACACCTGTGGTACTTGCACTTGCGCAGTATTATCGCGAAAAAGGTGTTCGAGTTGGTATTTTAAGTAGAGGGTATGGGGGGAAGTCTAGCTATTATCCTCGTCAAGTCACCGCTAATGATGATGCCAGTGAAGTAGGGGATGAACCTCGACTACTGGCCATTCGAAGTCAAGTACCCGTGGTGATTGACCCTATACGTAGGCGGGGCGCAGATTATCTTTCAAGTGATCTTAATTGCGACCTTATTATCTGTGATGATGGCCTTCAACATTATGCGTTAGCAAGAGATGTTGAAGTGGTGGTAATGGACGAACGTTTAACCGGCAGTGGCTTTTTAATACCAATGGGGCCGCTTAGGGAAGGTCACTGGCGGCTGGCAACAGTAGATGCCATTGTGCATAACCGTGCTGACAATACGTTACCAGACCTTACAGCAGGCCAGACACCTCAGTATCTTATGAAGTTGGTAGCCGGTGAATTGTGCTCTGTTACAAACCCCACCGAGCAGGCTGAGTTGACTAGTTTGCGCAGTAAGAATATTACTGCCATGGCAGGTATTGGTGCGCCTGAACGTTTTTTCTCGCAGTTAACGAGTATGGGGTTAAACTTGTCCAGCACATTACCGTTTCCCGATCATCACCAATTTACCGCAGATGATATCCCATCGGGCATGGTGCTAATGACCGAAAAAGATGCAGTGAAGTTAAGTGATATCGCTCACAGCGATTGTTGGTATTTGCCCGTTTCAGCAAGTATCGATAAGAAATTTTTCACACAAATAGATAACAAGCTGGTTAATGCTGGCTTAACAATGACGCCTTAG
- a CDS encoding Trm112 family protein, producing MAFDNKLLEVLACPVCKGKLVLNDEKDKLICRFDRLAYDIKDGIPVLIESKATVMTLDEVDATR from the coding sequence ATGGCATTTGATAACAAATTATTAGAAGTACTGGCATGCCCAGTGTGCAAAGGCAAGTTGGTGCTTAATGATGAAAAAGATAAGCTAATTTGCCGCTTTGACCGTTTAGCTTACGATATTAAAGACGGGATTCCGGTGCTTATAGAAAGTAAAGCAACGGTAATGACACTCGATGAAGTAGACGCAACGCGATAG
- the msbA gene encoding lipid A export permease/ATP-binding protein MsbA, with amino-acid sequence MQQTDPSAFQVKRFLRYLREFKLPFFVAVIGMVGYSAVDTFVFAQLQPMIDESLGKNDQAYLRLAAYAIVPLFLLRGLFNFLGTYTLTWIGAQVVMRMRQQLFDKYIHLPVSFHDTQAVGALISKVTYDTEQVANASGKALLTLVREGALVIGLLAVMFYYSWQLSLIFLLIGPLVAVIVSFVSKRFRVVSRNIQQAMGNLTSAVEQAVKGHKVVIMFGGQTIEQKRFEQKNNNNRQQTMKLAVTQILSVSSIQVIASVALAVVLYIASTPGMVEKLSAGVFINVVFCMVMLLKPLKQLTTINNEFQKGMTACVSVFEILDRENEADSGDIKLERAVGKIEFDDVTFTYPGKHSPALTNVSFTAEPGHSVALVGRSGSGKSTISSLLTRFYSPQRGQVRLDDNPLDSIDLKSLRAQFAVVSQNVTLFNDSIANNIAYGAKETVSQAKIEQACKMAHVDEFLGNLPEGIDTVIGENGLMLSGGQRQRIAIARAILADAPILILDEATSALDTESERLIQDALETLQKRCTSIVVAHRLSTIENADTIMVVEQGRIIESGKHQELLEKGGHYAQLHALQFGDN; translated from the coding sequence ATGCAACAAACCGATCCGTCGGCCTTCCAGGTTAAACGCTTTTTACGCTATCTGCGTGAATTTAAACTCCCTTTCTTCGTTGCCGTTATTGGCATGGTGGGCTACTCCGCGGTAGATACTTTCGTATTTGCACAATTGCAGCCCATGATTGACGAGTCACTAGGGAAAAATGATCAGGCGTACTTACGATTAGCTGCGTATGCGATAGTCCCGTTGTTTTTATTAAGGGGTCTATTTAACTTTCTTGGTACCTACACACTAACGTGGATTGGGGCGCAGGTCGTCATGCGCATGCGACAACAGTTGTTCGATAAATATATCCATTTGCCGGTGTCTTTCCACGATACCCAAGCGGTGGGCGCGTTAATTAGTAAAGTGACCTATGACACAGAACAAGTTGCCAATGCTTCTGGTAAAGCCTTGTTAACCTTGGTACGGGAAGGGGCGCTTGTTATTGGATTACTCGCGGTCATGTTTTATTACTCATGGCAGTTATCTCTTATTTTCTTGTTAATTGGTCCCTTGGTTGCCGTTATTGTCTCATTCGTGAGTAAGCGCTTTAGAGTGGTGAGTCGAAACATTCAACAAGCGATGGGCAATTTAACATCTGCGGTAGAGCAGGCGGTAAAAGGCCATAAAGTGGTCATTATGTTTGGTGGGCAAACCATCGAACAAAAACGCTTCGAGCAGAAAAATAATAATAACCGCCAACAAACCATGAAGCTTGCGGTTACCCAGATTTTAAGTGTGTCATCTATTCAGGTTATTGCATCTGTGGCGTTAGCTGTAGTGCTCTATATTGCCAGCACGCCTGGCATGGTTGAAAAGCTCTCTGCGGGTGTATTTATTAACGTGGTGTTTTGTATGGTGATGCTACTAAAACCTTTAAAACAACTGACGACGATTAATAATGAGTTTCAAAAAGGCATGACTGCCTGCGTAAGCGTGTTTGAAATTCTAGATAGAGAAAACGAAGCTGATTCAGGCGACATAAAACTAGAGCGTGCAGTCGGTAAAATTGAATTCGATGATGTGACCTTTACTTACCCTGGAAAGCATTCGCCTGCGTTAACGAACGTGTCGTTTACCGCAGAACCTGGCCACTCTGTTGCTTTGGTAGGGCGTTCTGGAAGCGGAAAGTCGACCATTTCGTCGCTGCTTACCCGATTCTATTCCCCGCAAAGAGGGCAAGTCAGGTTGGATGACAATCCTTTAGACAGTATCGATTTAAAATCACTACGGGCGCAGTTTGCGGTAGTGTCGCAAAACGTAACATTATTTAACGATTCTATTGCCAATAACATTGCTTATGGTGCAAAAGAAACCGTGTCGCAGGCCAAAATTGAGCAAGCCTGCAAAATGGCTCACGTCGATGAGTTTTTGGGTAATTTACCTGAAGGTATCGATACTGTTATTGGTGAAAATGGCCTTATGTTGTCTGGCGGACAGCGTCAGCGTATCGCTATTGCTCGCGCTATTTTAGCCGATGCGCCGATTCTGATTTTAGACGAAGCGACCTCGGCGCTAGATACGGAATCGGAAAGACTTATCCAAGATGCACTAGAAACATTACAAAAACGATGCACCAGTATTGTGGTAGCCCACAGGTTATCGACAATTGAAAATGCCGACACTATCATGGTGGTTGAGCAAGGTCGCATTATTGAAAGTGGTAAGCATCAGGAGTTACTAGAAAAAGGCGGGCATTATGCTCAGCTTCACGCGTTGCAGTTTGGTGATAACTAA
- the rimO gene encoding 30S ribosomal protein S12 methylthiotransferase RimO translates to MTVETFNPSKAANKTTTLETPVKTLTENRSSGASNGARIGFVSLGCPKNLVDSERILTQLRTEGYDVVPTYNDADLVIVNTCGFIDAAVEESLDTIGEALKENGKVIVTGCLGIKEDEIREVHPNVLAITGPHAYESVVEQVHEHLPKPQHNPFEHLVPDHGVKLTPRHYAYLKISEGCNHRCTFCIIPSMRGDLVSRPVGSVLDEAKRLKSAGVKELLVISQDTSAYGVDVKHRTGFWDGMPVKTHMQQLCEKLGEMGIWVRLHYVYPYPHVDDLIPLMNEGKILPYLDIPFQHANKRILRLMKRPGSADRTLERVKKWREACPSLVIRSTFIVGFPGETEEEFEELLDFIREAQLDRVGAFAYSPVEGARANDLPDPVPEDVKQERLARFMEVQGEISAQRLQARIGNEYQVVIDSVDSEGAVGRTYADAPEVDGLVHLNGVYDVKPGQRVWAEVIHANEHDVWAVLSEDQDEDESQD, encoded by the coding sequence ATGACAGTAGAAACCTTTAATCCAAGTAAAGCAGCAAACAAAACCACTACTTTAGAAACACCAGTCAAAACACTGACTGAAAATCGTAGTTCAGGTGCAAGCAACGGCGCCCGCATTGGGTTTGTCAGCTTAGGCTGCCCAAAAAACTTGGTAGACTCCGAACGCATTCTTACGCAATTGCGTACTGAGGGCTACGATGTTGTGCCTACATACAACGATGCTGATTTGGTTATTGTTAATACCTGCGGCTTTATTGATGCGGCGGTAGAAGAGTCACTTGATACCATTGGTGAAGCGCTTAAAGAAAACGGCAAAGTCATTGTAACTGGCTGTTTGGGCATTAAAGAAGATGAAATCCGTGAAGTACACCCTAATGTACTGGCTATTACCGGTCCTCACGCTTATGAATCGGTAGTTGAGCAAGTTCACGAACATTTACCTAAGCCTCAACATAATCCGTTTGAACATTTAGTGCCCGATCACGGAGTTAAACTTACGCCTCGTCATTACGCGTATTTAAAAATATCAGAAGGTTGTAACCATAGATGTACCTTCTGCATCATTCCTTCCATGCGTGGCGACCTTGTAAGTCGTCCTGTGGGCAGTGTGCTTGATGAAGCGAAGCGCTTGAAATCGGCGGGTGTTAAAGAGCTATTGGTTATTTCACAAGACACCAGTGCGTACGGCGTTGATGTGAAGCACAGAACAGGCTTCTGGGATGGTATGCCCGTTAAAACACACATGCAGCAATTGTGTGAAAAACTGGGTGAGATGGGCATTTGGGTGCGTTTACATTACGTGTACCCCTACCCGCATGTTGACGACCTTATTCCACTGATGAATGAAGGTAAAATTCTACCTTACCTTGATATCCCGTTTCAGCATGCCAACAAACGTATTTTACGCTTAATGAAACGCCCAGGTAGTGCAGATCGTACGCTTGAGCGCGTTAAGAAATGGCGTGAAGCCTGCCCTTCATTGGTTATCCGCTCAACCTTTATCGTAGGTTTTCCGGGTGAAACTGAAGAAGAGTTTGAAGAATTACTCGACTTTATTCGTGAAGCACAGCTAGACCGTGTGGGCGCATTTGCTTACTCACCGGTTGAAGGCGCTCGTGCAAACGACTTACCTGATCCAGTACCTGAAGACGTTAAACAAGAACGTTTAGCGCGCTTCATGGAAGTTCAGGGTGAAATTAGTGCACAGCGTTTACAAGCGCGCATTGGTAATGAATACCAAGTGGTTATCGACAGCGTAGACAGCGAAGGCGCTGTAGGGCGAACTTATGCCGATGCACCTGAAGTTGATGGGTTAGTTCACCTTAATGGCGTTTATGACGTGAAACCTGGTCAACGGGTGTGGGCCGAAGTCATTCATGCTAACGAACACGATGTGTGGGCGGTACTGTCTGAAGATCAAGACGAAGACGAAAGCCAAGATTAA